One part of the Musa acuminata AAA Group cultivar baxijiao chromosome BXJ1-5, Cavendish_Baxijiao_AAA, whole genome shotgun sequence genome encodes these proteins:
- the LOC135674957 gene encoding uncharacterized protein LOC135674957 encodes MAGSAATSDQPFHARSISLTSRTHPIALRVEEELHKLKTAATSMWSSAEKVCSGLRGVGDLYSSVGDLLRLPSLERAVFSSAQKKRLEEELEISVVLLDLVDNMKDVLVAMKDHVQDLSLTLRRRGNKITQGKERRHALTGKELQKSVNRCCKASKQMDDRCGSFGTLDRDSDLSMVIRVLIESRDITLSVLRSVLHLLSTPWQKQKGRRWSIISKAMQKRKVACENTHELSFDSSLRCILNKPVDDERILQAQEQLMAAEDTIEAVETELQSLLRRLIQCRVSFLNILSLN; translated from the coding sequence ATGGCTGGTTCTGCTGCAACGTCGGACCAACCCTTCCATGCTCGATCCATCAGCCTGACCTCGAGAACTCACCCAATTGCGCTCAGAGTGGAGGAAGAGCTGCACAAGTTGAAGACGGCTGCGACTTCGATGTGGTCGTCAGCAGAGAAGGTGTGCAGTGGATTGAGAGGTGTTGGCGACCTCTACAGTTCCGTGGGAGATCTTCTGCGCCTGCCAAGTCTTGAGCGGGCTGTCTTCAGCTCCGCCCAGAAGAAAAGGCTGGAAGAGGAACTGGAGATATCTGTCGTGTTGCTTGATCTGGTTGACAACATGAAGGATGTGCTGGTTGCCATGAAAGACCATGTTCAGGACCTTAGCTTGACCCTCCGAAGACGAGGCAACAAGATCACACAGGGTAAAGAGCGCAGACACGCTCTCACAGGGAAGGAGCTGCAAAAGAGTGTCAACAGGTGCTGCAAAGCGTCGAAGCAGATGGATGACAGATGTGGGTCGTTCGGGACATTGGATAGGGATTCTGATCTATCGATGGTTATAAGAGTACTGATCGAATCAAGAGACATCACCCTCTCTGTGCTTCGCTCTGTCCTGCATCTCCTGTCCACGCCATGGCAAAAGCAGAAGGGAAGGAGATGGTCGATCATTTCGAAAGCTATGCAGAAGAGAAAGGTGGCATGTGAGAATACACACGAGCTGTCATTCGATTCTTCTCTCCGGTGCATCCTAAACAAACCTGTCGATGATGAGAGGATTCTGCAAGCGCAAGAGCAGTTGATGGCAGCAGAGGATACCATTGAAGCTGTTGAGACGGAGCTACAGAGCTTGCTTAGGAGACTAATCCAATGCAGAGTCTCTTTTCTCAACATCCTCAGCCTCAACTGA
- the LOC135673562 gene encoding uncharacterized protein LOC135673562, translating into MGRAKKNRKFAVVKKLVSSKTLKKYKEEVLNPKKKDLEKEKLPRNVPSVSSALFFKYNTALGPPYRVIVDTNFINFSIQNKLDLEKGMMDCLYAKCTPCITDCVMAELEKLGQKYRVALRIAKDPRFERLPCTHKGTYADDCIIDRVTQHKCYIVATCDRDLKRRIRKIPGVPIMYITQHKYSIERLPEATIGGAPRI; encoded by the exons ATGGGGCGGGCAAAAAAAAACCGTAAATTTGCGGTCGTGAAGAAGCTTGTCAGCTCGAAAACTCTCAAGAA GTACAAGGAAGAGGTGCTGAACCCTAAAAAGAAAGACCTTGAGAAGGAGAAGCTCCCCCGTAATGT GCCGAGCGTCTCATCAGCGCTGTTCTTTAAATACAACACTGCTCTTGGTCCGCCTTACAGGGTCATTGTCGACACCAATTTTATAAACTTCTCCATCCAAAATAAG ttggatttggagaagggcATGATGGATTGCCTTTATGCAAAAT GCACTCCTTGCATCACAGACTGTGTGATGGCTGAGCTTGAAAAACTGGGACAGAAGTACCGTGTGGCCTTACG TATTGCCAAAGATCCTAGGTTTGAAAGGCTACCATGCACGCATAAAGGGACTTATGCTGATGACTGCATCATCGACAGGGTTACACAG CACAAATGTTATATTGTTGCAACATGCGATAGAGACTTGAAGCGAAGGATACGCAAG ATCCCTGGTGTACCTATAATGTATATCACACAACACAAGTATTCAATTGAGCGGCTACCAGAAGCAACAATTGGTGGAG CTCCAAGAATTTGA
- the LOC135673563 gene encoding DNA-binding protein MNB1B-like, which produces MRGGKSKAAASSKDDTKVAGKRKAAGKVDKKAKRGRKAAKDANKPKRPPSAFFIFMEEFRKTFQEKHPENKKVSVVSKACGDKWKSMSESEKAPYVAKAAKRKAEYEKIIASFDKKQSESSGGNASAEEEVEEEGSDKSKSEVEDDEDGNEEEEEDEE; this is translated from the exons ATGAGAGGAGGCAAATCGAAGGCCGCGGCGTCGAGCAAGGACGACACCAA GGTGGCAGGGAAGAGGAAGGCGGCCGGTAAGGTGGATAAGAAGGCAAAGAGAGGGAGGAAAGCCGCCAAGGATGCCAACAAGCCCAAGAGGCCTCCCAGCGCCTTCTTCATCTTCAT GGAGGAGTTTAGGAAGACATTCCAGGAGAAGCACCCTGAAAACAAGAAAGTCTCCGTG GTTAGCAAGGCTTGTGGAGATAAATGGAAATCCATGTCTGAGTCC GAAAAAGCCCCATATGTAGCTAAGGCAGCCAAGAGGAAGGCTGAATACGAGAAGATCATTGCTTCATTTGATAAGAAGCAG TCTGAGAGTTCTGGTGGAAATGCAAGTGCTGAGGAGGAAGTCGAGGAAGAGGGGTCTGATAAGTCTAAATCTGAAGTGGAAGATGACGAAGATGGAAATGAAGAG gaagaagaggatgaggagtGA
- the LOC135673561 gene encoding putative disease resistance protein RGA1, which produces MEPALTATAVRFAVDKLVTLLEEQYKAVSGVQGKLKILESLHEQIDNVLEDAESRPVMDHAVKPLLLKLGDMACNIEDVLDLFDAEAKRRRSGARLCMTVRDFFSPDNQVRFRFKMSRSIEAVTTRLNSILVEKTLLLSLAQGTSKRQAGGEGRPVTRSQNAFRDVGRGRETEEIVNLLIDHESKETISVIAIVGMAGLGKTTLAQLVFNDDRVKFHFSLTMWKDVGRDFNPTKLMESILELAAGNPINISETDLVQRELRRALAGKRFLLVLDNVWNDDQLKWEELRVLLQEYGAKGSKIVVTTRSLKVSSIMGSSTPHRLQPLSDDACWSLFRIFAFEDREERHSLVEIGKEIVKKCGGVPLAAITLGSLLRFKRDEDDWFSVLNTEIWQLEKDEDRIMAALRLSYDDLDRRSKQCFAFCSLFPKNSQMETENLVQLWVANGIIRPGRGSDVESIGNDVFRDLLLRSFFQEWKKDVDGHVTSCKMHDLMHDLAKSVAGDECCNLGHDQVNHIQSRTRHVFVDQLASSSVSEALCKPESLRTLLSQKDHLTDADVLRCTFSKLKLLRVLDLAASDIKKVPESVGKLIHLRYLNLSKTSIAELPCSITLLQNLQYLILSRSKLRELPKNLSGMQSLRHLDISGCPFLTRMPRRFSRLTSLQRLSNYIVGKRDGCSIRELKDLDLHGDINIEFYVNVSNDSCAGQKILNNKQHLKSLRLHWDDASSDHNVENLLDDLCPHARLKRLSISKYGGVKLPTWLADSQIPNLVEVKLINCRNCERIPQFGNLKFLTELQVNGMESVSRIHADFYGHGEVQGFPSLKQFSLYNMPNLEEWSGTEALELFPRLHTLTIGECPKLMAIPRLQRIERLEMQKCNGSLLSSLGALTSLSSLLVDRILGITFPVGLFQNLASLRRLNITDCTELESLPVDEMQHLTALQHLTISGCKNLRSFPLNVERLRALQSLNLRYCINLGSLPEGLHSLTSLGSLRVVSCRSVTTQPEVIIRSLNSVRELFEAEICCSKVNLSGRLQDLGTLRMLRIFGGHSMRPVSATVLAATTLSICCCEELSSLMSRTPSGVLEDVAIEDCSSLTALPDWLTELRSLRYLSIHNCPELASLPRVLLDLRPRQGLWIEGCPRLQI; this is translated from the coding sequence ATGGAACCAGCTTTGACAGCCACGGCGGTTCGCTTTGCCGTCGATAAGTTGGTAACCCTCCTCGAAGAACAGTACAAAGCAGTCTCAGGTGTTCAAGGGAAGCTGAAGATCTTAGAGAGTTTGCATGAGCAGATTGACAACGTGCTCGAAGATGCCGAGTCGCGGCCCGTAATGGATCACGCCGTGAAGCCTTTGTTGCTGAAGCTCGGGGACATGGCCTGTAATATCGAAGACGTGTTGGATCTGTTCGACGCCGAAGCCAAGCGAAGGAGATCAGGAGCTCGGCTCTGCATGACGGTGCGTGATTTCTTCTCTCCTGACAACCAAGTTCGGTTTCGATTCAAGATGAGTCGCAGTATCGAAGCAGTGACAACAAGACTGAATTCGATTTTGGTCGAGAAGACTCTTCTTTTAAGTTTAGCACAGGGCACCTCCAAGAGGCAGGCAGGCGGCGAGGGCCGTCCAGTGACCCGCTCCCAGAATGCCTTCCGTGATGTGGGGAGAGGAAGGGAGACGGAGGAGATCGTTAACCTGTTGATAGATCACGAAAGCAAGGAGACGATCTCGGTCATCGCCATTGTCGGCATGGCGGGCTTGGGGAAGACGACACTTGCTCAGCTCGTTTTCAACGATGACAGGGTGAAATTTCATTTCAGCTTGACCATGTGGAAGGATGTAGGCCGTGACTTTAATCCAACAAAGCTGATGGAATCTATTCTAGAACTAGCTGCCGGAAATCCAATCAACATCTCAGAAACAGACTTAGTGCAACGGGAGCTTCGAAGAGCATTAGCTGGGAAGAGATTTTTGCTTGTGCTTGATAATGTATGGAACGACGACCAATTGAAGTGGGAGGAATTGAGGGTTCTCTTGCAAGAATACGGAGCAAAAGGAAGTAAAATCGTGGTGACTACTCGTAGCCTGAAGGTCTCATCCATCATGGGATCATCGACTCCTCATCGATTACAACCTTTGTCTGACGATGCGTGCTGGTCTCTGTTTCGGATATTCGCTTTTGAAGATAGAGAAGAACGTCACAGCTTGGTAGAGATCGGCAAAGAGATTGTCAAGAAATGCGGAGGCGTGCCCCTGGCAGCCATAACTCTGGGGAGCCTACTGCGCTTCAAACGAGATGAAGATGATTGGTTTTCGGTGTTGAACACTGAGATATGGCAGCTTGAGAAAGACGAAGACAGAATAATGGCTGCACTAAGGTTGAGCTACGACGATCTCGATCGACGGTCGAAGCAGTGCTTTGCATTCTGCTCCTTGTTCCCCAAGAATTCCCAGATGGAAACGGAGAACTTGGTCCAACTGTGGGTGGCGAACGGCATCATCCGACCAGGAAGAGGGTCAGACGTCGAATCAATTGGCAACGATGTCTTCCGCGATCTGCTACTGAGGTCATTCTtccaagaatggaagaaggatgtcGACGGCCATGTCACCAGCTGCAAAATGCATGATCTCATGCACGACCTGGCTAAATCAGTAGCTGGAGATGAATGCTGCAACCTCGGACATGATCAGGTAAACCACATCCAGAGCAGAACACGCCACGTGTTCGTGGACCAGCTCGCTTCCTCGAGCGTTTCTGAGGCCCTGTGCAAGCCGGAGTCGTTGCGCACACTGCTGTCGCAGAAAGATCATCTTACGGATGCCGACGTACTCCGCTGCACCTTCTCGAAATTGAAGCTCTTGCGGGTGTTAGATTTAGCTGCCAGTGACATCAAAAAGGTGCCGGAGTCGGTAGGCAAGCTGATACATTTGAGATACCTCAACCTATCTAAAACATCCATTGCAGAGTTGCCTTGCTCCATAACACTCCTCCAAAATCTACAATATTTGATCCTGAGCCGAAGTAAGTTGCGAGAGCTACCGAAGAACTTGAGCGGCATGCAAAGCCTCAGGCATCTCGACATCAGTGGTTGTCCATTTTTGACTCGCATGCCCCGTAGGTTCTCACGACTCACCTCTCTCCAAAGATTATCGAACTATATAGTGGGGAAAAGAGATGGATGCTCGATTAGAGAACTCAAGGATTTGGACCTCCACGGTGATATAAACATCGAGTTCTATGTGAATGTGAGTAATGATTCTTGTGCCGGACAGAAGATACTGAACAATAAACAGCACCTCAAGTCCCTGAGATTGCATTGGGACGATGCCAGTTCTGATCACAACGTAGAGAACCTGCTTGATGATCTTTGTCCGCACGCAAGATTAAAGCGGTTGAGTATATCCAAGTACGGAGGTGTCAAACTCCCGACATGGTTGGCAGATTCACAGATACCGAATCTAGTTGAAGTTAAGCTGATCAACTGCAGAAACTGTGAGCGTATCCCTCAGTTTGGAAATCTGAAGTTTCTTACGGAGCTCCAGGTAAACGGAATGGAGAGCGTAAGCCGCATCCATGCTGATTTCTACGGTCATGGAGAGGTACAAGGCTTTCCCTCGCTCAAGCAGTTCTCCCTGTACAACATGCCTAATTTGGAGGAATGGTCAGGGACGGAAGCCCTCGAGCTGTTTCCTCGGCTGCACACGCTGACCATCGGAGAATGTCCTAAGTTGATGGCAATACCGAGGCTTCAAAGAATAGAACGGCTGGAGATGCAGAAATGCAATGGGAGCTTGCTATCGTCTCTTGGAGCTCTAACCTCCCTCTCTTCTCTTCTGGTGGACAGAATTCTGGGCATCACTTTTCCTGTTGGCTTGTTTCAGAACCTCGCTTCCTTGAGGAGATTGAACATCACCGACTGCACGGAGCTAGAGTCTCTTCCCGTGGATGAGATGCAGCACCTTACGGCCCTTCAGCACTTGACTATCTCCGGCTGCAAGAACTTGAGATCCTTCCCACTGAATGTTGAACGCCTGAGAGCTCTTCAAAGCCTGAATCTCCGCTACTGTATCAACCTAGGCTCGCTGCCGGAGGGCCTACACAGCCTTACTTCTCTCGGGTCCTTGAGGGTGGTCAGCTGCCGGAGTGTGACAACGCAGCCGGAAGTGATCATACGGAGCTTGAACTCGGTGCGTGAGCTGTTCGAAGCAGAGATTTGCTGCAGCAAGGTGAATTTGTCTGGACGACTGCAAGACCTTGGGACGCttcggatgttgaggatatttggCGGACACTCCATGCGTCCAGTCTCGGCGACGGTGTTGGCTGCTACGACGTTGAGCATTTGCTGCTGCGAGGAATTGAGCTCGTTGATGTCGAGAACGCCATCAGGAGTGCTAGAAGATGTAGCAATAGAAGATTGTTCGAGCCTGACGGCTTTACCGGATTGGCTTACAGAGCTCCGATCGCTTCGATACCTATCCATCCACAACTGTCCGGAATTAGCGTCTCTGCCGAGAGTATTACTTGATCTCCGTCCTCGGCAGGGACTATGGATTGAAGGCTGCCCACGACTGCAGATATGA